Proteins encoded together in one Bacteroidota bacterium window:
- a CDS encoding YdeI/OmpD-associated family protein, translating into MDTFNATLEIIVGNPFVFLPPATLAHIFQQADRNKGPIPVCGTINGKPYQQTLVKYSDAWRLYINMKMLPRSPKRIGEVIAVTIAFDPSDRTIKPHPKLVKALSKNDAAYRVFEQMAPSRQKEIVRYIGQLKSEESVDRNVTRAINFLLGKERFVGRDKP; encoded by the coding sequence ATGGACACATTCAATGCTACATTGGAAATCATTGTCGGGAATCCCTTTGTTTTCCTACCGCCGGCAACGCTCGCGCATATTTTCCAGCAAGCAGATCGCAACAAGGGCCCCATCCCGGTTTGTGGCACCATTAATGGCAAACCCTACCAGCAGACACTCGTAAAATACAGTGATGCCTGGCGGCTCTATATCAACATGAAAATGCTCCCGCGGTCGCCAAAACGTATCGGTGAAGTTATCGCCGTAACCATTGCGTTCGACCCAAGCGACAGAACCATCAAACCACATCCCAAACTCGTTAAAGCCCTTTCAAAAAATGACGCAGCCTATCGTGTATTTGAACAGATGGCGCCATCGAGGCAAAAAGAAATCGTACGGTATATCGGTCAATTAAAATCAGAAGAAAGCGTAGACCGAAACGTTACAAGGGCCATTAACTTTCTGCTGGGAAAAGAGCGATTTGTTGGGCGGGACAAGCCCTGA